CCCGGCGCGATTCGCCTACCTGATGAACCGCACGCCACGGACGCCGCGCCCCTCCGTGTTCAGCCTGCTCGCGCAGTTCCAGTCCCGGATCGCGGAGCAGTATGGTGTCCACGTCGGCGATGAGATGGTCGCGGCCGCGAAGGTCGCTCGCGAGGTCGGGTCCGAGGTCGCCCTGATCGACCAGGACTCCCGCATCACGTTGACCCGGGCGTGGCAGTCCATGTCCTTCCCCGAGCGCGTGCGGCTCGTCGTCTTTGCCCTGAGCGGTCTCTTCGTCCGGCGGAAGCGGGTGGAGGCCGAGCTCGACCGCTTCTACGAGGACGAGCGCGGGTACCTCGAGCAAT
This genomic window from Thermoplasmata archaeon contains:
- a CDS encoding TraB/GumN family protein; the protein is MITLLGVGHVFDLEASIRRAIQRRAPKVVALELDPARFAYLMNRTPRTPRPSVFSLLAQFQSRIAEQYGVHVGDEMVAAAKVAREVGSEVALIDQDSRITLTRAWQSMSFPERVRLVVFALSGLFVRRKRVEAELDRFYEDERGYLEQFAKELPTVKRVLIDERDRHMADALRALHAAKGEVVAVVGDGHVDGLGRLLQDVPLEIVRLRELQQPLPPGSSASASISYRL